In a genomic window of Punica granatum isolate Tunisia-2019 chromosome 6, ASM765513v2, whole genome shotgun sequence:
- the LOC116212147 gene encoding uncharacterized protein LOC116212147, whose protein sequence is MADEAIHNHPNAEEQEVGAIQALEQRIERMERTLERRFEQRLDQRFEELRTMLGALNMRADQNAVDGGQARRVFPREPPVVQRVPRRIQYYEDSDEESGVAYDRFVHPRRNQRNRQDAGDFRLKADIPVFNGCLNIEEFLDWLSEVDRLFECAEVPEEKRVKLVAYRLKGGASAWWDRVQENRGRVGKQPIQTWERMRRMLRARFLPPDYEQYFFMKYQRCVQGSRSVHDYTAEFLRLAERNALNELESQQVARYMEGLKPTIRDKIGVQMVATVDDARSLALKAEMMTQDRGNSYRRNYAESSQVSAERSQATKKPGLNKQGQGNFDKSAGKKLATETGASRNQNSLAMQFTAKCFKCNQPGHRSSDCPRRKAIALVEHEEDVEDVFCDPEEEEEEDEEYSGDDDYEQTYMVRKLMLAPKQEDQSIPEKQAISH, encoded by the coding sequence ATGGCGGACGAGGCGATTCACAACCACCCTAATGCCGAAGAGCAGGAGGTGGGCGCGATTCAAGCACTGGAGCAGAGGATCGAAAGGATGGAGCGGACTCTCGAGCGGAGGTTTGAGCAAAGACTGGACCAGAGGTTCGAGGAGCTACGTACCATGCTTGGTGCTCTAAACATGCGTGCTGACCAGAATGCGGTAGACGGCGGTCAGGCACGGCGAGTTTTTCCTCGTGAGCCACCCGTTGTTCAACGTGTTCCCCGTAGGATCCAATATTATGAAGATTCAGATGAGGAGAGTGGAGTTGCATACGATCGATTTGTTCATCCACGAAGGAATCAAAGAAATCGCCAAGATGCTGGAGACTTTCGTTTGAAGGCCGATATTCCCGTTTTCAACGGATGCTTAAACATCGAGGAATTCTTGGATTGGCTTTCAGAAGTCGACCGGCTCTTCGAATGCGCGGAGGTTCCCGAGGAGAAGCGCGTGAAGCTGGTGGCATACCGATTGAAGGGAGGAGCATCTGCTTGGTGGGATCGTGTGCAAGAAAACCGAGGACGTGTAGGGAAGCAGCCCATCCAAACATGGGAACGCATGAGGCGAATGTTGAGGGCTAGATTTCTTCCTCCAGATTATGAGCaatattttttcatgaaataCCAGAGGTGTGTGCAAGGGTCGAGGTCCGTCCATGATTACACGGCGGAATTCCTAAGGTTGGCGGAGCGTAATGCTCTAAACGAGTTAGAGAGCCAACAAGTTGCCCGGTATATGGAAGGTTTAAAGCCAACTATTCGGGACAAGATTGGCGTGCAAATGGTAGCAACGGTGGATGATGCTCGAAGTTTAGCTCTCAAGGCTGAGATGATGACGCAAGACAGGGGAAATTCATACCGCAGGAATTATGCAGAATCATCACAAGTCTCTGCAGAAAGAAGCCAAGCTACTAAAAAACCCGGATTAAACAAGCAAGGTCAAGGAAATTTCGATAAATCAGCTGGCAAAAAGTTGGCCACCGAGACTGGAGCTTCAAGGAACCAAAATTCTCTTGCCATGCAATTCACAGCAAAGTGCTTCAAGTGCAACCAGCCGGGTCATCGATCGAGTGATTGTCCTCGGCGAAAGGCTATCGCTTTGGTGGAGCATGAGGAAGATGTTGAAGATGTGTTTTGCGATcctgaggaagaggaagaggaagatgaagaatACAGCGGTGATGATGATTATGAGCAGACATACATGGTTCGGAAGTTGATGCTCGCACCTAAGCAAGAAGACCAATCAATCCCAGAAAAACAAGCTATTTCGCACTAG